In one window of Paenarthrobacter nicotinovorans DNA:
- a CDS encoding Rne/Rng family ribonuclease has protein sequence MDNDQVVAVNDEAAPAETAEAPKKTTRTRRKAAPKAVAEAEATEAPATGTPAVAETPEADAKPVRRTRSRKKVEPTEPLPGLGDETAAGQEPAAETQPEAVPEAAPEKPVRRRRAAKPKVEAEETPAVAEVVEETTTPEAGAQPEEPAAEEEAPAEEAAPAAATSLFMEPVSITSMIFQAPDLTTVPRVAAVEETDDEPEDDAEAAADGELDEGGSRRRRRSRGRRGRRGTERDENDTEDSNDSGDEEAPAAEALEEGVTSRRRRRRRRGDQDLELTGGSDDDPPNTVTRVRAPRPITETAPSNRVASVKGSTRLEAKKQRRRESRETGRRRQVITEAEFLARRESVDRQMIVRQRDDRIQIAVLEDGVLAEHFVSKTQQDSLIGNVYLGKVQNVLPSMEAAFVDIGRGRNAVLYAGEVNWDAVNLEGQPRRIENALKSGDSVLVQVTKDPVGHKGARLTSQISLPGRYLVYVPGGSMTGISRKLPDVERNRLKRILKDRLPENAGVIVRTAAEGASEEELTHDINRLRAQWEGIEGQASSTKVLAPELLYGEPDLTIKVVRDVFNEDFSKLIVSGDDAWDTIEAYVTYVAPDLVGRLEKWTKDQDIFAAWRIDEQIHKALERKVFLPSGGSLVIDRTEAMTVVDVNTGKFTGSGGNLEETVTKNNLEAAEEVVRQLRLRDIGGIIVIDFIDMVLESNRDLVLRRMVECLGRDRTKHQVAEVTSLGLVQMTRKRMGTGLLEVFGEQCEHCAGRGVVTHDEPVEHRRANTVAAEQHRPHTEAQQSTARTERKRRRGKGGAQGTVEAPAQVHSTPSAPVAAPAAHPEAQDPARQAKAEATRAALATIAAAAHAAHLHDDELHKAEEQTRAAGEHGPDAGSVSAAPTAQEAAAHDAAVREGRATPVLRFGGEEVALPFVEHHDEPQAARPAMSLDRLAEAFSHLGAAPSPEDQKAKEAVEAPKAANTPTTEAPAPAADEAPSASRGRRSRRNRSASRAQGAANETSVEHHDVTATAAKGSAHESKAPAEPVRKAAPDEPIILGVGVPASEL, from the coding sequence ATGGATAATGATCAGGTTGTAGCCGTTAATGATGAGGCAGCTCCCGCGGAAACTGCGGAAGCGCCCAAGAAAACCACCCGGACCCGGCGCAAGGCTGCGCCCAAGGCAGTTGCTGAGGCAGAGGCAACCGAGGCCCCTGCCACTGGGACGCCCGCAGTTGCGGAAACTCCCGAGGCTGACGCCAAGCCCGTACGCCGCACCCGGTCCCGCAAAAAGGTTGAGCCAACCGAGCCCTTGCCCGGCCTCGGCGATGAAACCGCCGCAGGCCAGGAGCCTGCTGCCGAAACCCAGCCCGAAGCCGTCCCTGAAGCTGCCCCCGAAAAGCCGGTCCGCCGTCGTCGTGCTGCCAAGCCCAAGGTGGAGGCAGAAGAGACGCCCGCAGTTGCTGAAGTTGTTGAAGAAACCACGACGCCGGAAGCCGGCGCCCAGCCGGAAGAACCTGCTGCTGAGGAAGAGGCTCCGGCCGAGGAAGCTGCTCCTGCCGCTGCCACCTCGCTGTTCATGGAACCGGTTTCCATCACGTCGATGATCTTCCAGGCCCCTGACCTCACCACTGTCCCGCGCGTTGCGGCCGTGGAAGAGACGGACGACGAGCCGGAAGACGACGCTGAAGCAGCCGCAGACGGTGAGCTGGACGAGGGTGGCAGTCGTCGCCGTCGCCGGAGCCGTGGCCGCCGCGGGCGCCGTGGCACTGAACGCGACGAGAACGACACCGAAGACAGCAATGACTCCGGCGACGAAGAAGCTCCCGCAGCTGAAGCCCTCGAGGAAGGCGTCACGTCGCGTCGCCGTCGTCGTCGGCGTCGTGGAGACCAGGACCTTGAACTGACGGGCGGCTCGGATGACGACCCGCCCAACACGGTAACCCGCGTTCGCGCCCCCCGGCCCATCACGGAAACGGCTCCATCCAACCGGGTCGCAAGCGTCAAGGGCTCCACCCGGCTCGAGGCCAAGAAGCAGCGTCGCCGCGAGTCCCGCGAGACCGGACGTCGCCGCCAGGTGATTACCGAAGCCGAGTTCCTGGCACGCCGCGAATCCGTGGACCGGCAAATGATCGTCCGCCAGCGCGACGACAGAATCCAGATCGCAGTCCTTGAAGATGGCGTCCTGGCCGAGCACTTCGTGTCCAAGACCCAGCAGGACTCCCTGATCGGCAACGTCTATCTCGGCAAGGTCCAAAACGTCCTGCCATCCATGGAAGCTGCATTCGTTGATATCGGACGCGGGCGCAATGCGGTGCTGTACGCCGGTGAAGTCAACTGGGATGCAGTGAACCTGGAGGGCCAGCCGCGCCGGATCGAGAATGCGCTGAAGTCCGGCGACTCCGTCCTGGTCCAGGTGACCAAGGATCCGGTGGGTCACAAGGGTGCCCGCCTCACAAGCCAGATCTCACTTCCGGGCCGCTACCTTGTGTACGTGCCGGGTGGATCCATGACCGGCATCTCGCGCAAGCTGCCCGACGTCGAACGCAACCGCCTCAAGCGGATCCTGAAGGACCGCCTGCCGGAAAACGCCGGAGTCATCGTCCGTACGGCCGCTGAAGGTGCCTCGGAAGAAGAACTGACCCACGACATCAACCGTCTGCGCGCGCAGTGGGAAGGTATCGAAGGGCAAGCTTCCTCCACCAAGGTGCTGGCACCGGAACTGCTTTACGGCGAACCGGACCTCACCATCAAGGTTGTCCGTGACGTCTTCAACGAGGACTTCTCCAAGCTGATCGTCTCCGGTGACGACGCCTGGGACACCATCGAGGCTTATGTAACCTATGTTGCCCCCGACCTCGTGGGCCGCCTTGAAAAATGGACCAAGGATCAAGACATCTTTGCTGCCTGGCGCATCGATGAGCAGATCCACAAGGCTCTGGAACGCAAGGTCTTCCTGCCGTCCGGTGGCTCGCTGGTCATTGACCGCACCGAAGCCATGACGGTGGTGGACGTCAACACAGGTAAGTTCACCGGCAGTGGTGGAAACCTGGAAGAGACAGTTACCAAGAACAACCTTGAAGCTGCCGAGGAAGTCGTTCGCCAGCTTCGCCTGCGTGACATCGGCGGCATCATCGTCATCGACTTCATCGACATGGTCCTGGAATCCAACCGCGACCTCGTTCTCCGCCGCATGGTGGAGTGCCTGGGCCGTGACCGTACCAAGCACCAGGTTGCTGAAGTAACGTCACTGGGCCTTGTCCAGATGACCCGCAAGCGCATGGGCACCGGTCTCCTTGAAGTCTTCGGTGAGCAGTGCGAGCACTGCGCAGGCCGCGGTGTCGTGACGCATGACGAGCCCGTGGAGCACCGCCGCGCCAACACCGTGGCAGCCGAGCAGCACCGTCCGCACACCGAGGCACAGCAGTCCACAGCCCGCACCGAGCGCAAGCGTCGCCGCGGCAAGGGCGGCGCCCAGGGAACGGTCGAAGCGCCGGCCCAGGTACATTCGACGCCGTCCGCCCCTGTTGCGGCACCGGCAGCACACCCGGAAGCCCAGGACCCTGCCCGTCAGGCAAAGGCCGAAGCAACCCGGGCTGCACTGGCGACGATTGCAGCGGCCGCGCATGCCGCCCACCTTCACGATGACGAGCTCCACAAGGCAGAGGAGCAAACCCGGGCGGCCGGGGAGCATGGTCCCGACGCCGGTTCAGTCTCCGCTGCCCCGACGGCCCAGGAAGCCGCGGCACACGACGCCGCTGTCCGCGAAGGCCGGGCCACTCCAGTGCTGCGTTTTGGCGGCGAAGAGGTTGCCTTGCCTTTCGTTGAACACCACGATGAGCCGCAGGCAGCCCGGCCGGCCATGAGCCTGGACCGCCTGGCCGAAGCTTTCTCGCACCTTGGCGCGGCACCGTCGCCTGAGGACCAGAAAGCCAAGGAAGCTGTCGAAGCCCCGAAGGCTGCGAACACCCCGACGACTGAAGCTCCGGCTCCGGCCGCCGACGAAGCCCCCTCAGCATCGCGGGGTCGTCGTAGCCGCCGGAACCGCAGTGCAAGCAGGGCCCAAGGCGCGGCCAACGAGACCAGTGTTGAGCACCACGACGTGACCGCTACGGCCGCGAAGGGATCGGCGCACGAGTCCAAGGCGCCTGCGGAGCCGGTCAGGAAAGCGGCCCCGGACGAACCCATCATCCTGGGCGTCGGCGTACCGGCCTCCGAACTCTAA
- a CDS encoding vitamin K epoxide reductase family protein, whose protein sequence is MPSTARENLAINTSTTAGESSAQQEKLPRAVRDKPFAWLLLVTGVIGWLASGALVLEKLEVLKDPNHVTVCDVNPWISCGAVMQTPQSSVFGFPNMFIGIVAFAVIITTAMGLLAGARFSRGYWLGLQAGVTLGFVFVVWLWSQALYVINVLCPFCMVVWAVMIPLFVWVTIRNISHGVIKAPPGLTKLLGDSGWIIVALLYVAVIATIFFAFIHVFAGTSGY, encoded by the coding sequence ATGCCGAGCACCGCCAGGGAAAACCTGGCCATCAATACCTCCACCACTGCGGGAGAGTCGTCCGCACAACAGGAGAAGTTGCCGAGGGCTGTCCGCGACAAGCCCTTCGCCTGGCTCCTCCTGGTCACCGGCGTCATCGGTTGGCTGGCGTCCGGGGCGTTGGTCCTGGAGAAACTGGAAGTCCTCAAGGACCCCAACCATGTAACGGTCTGCGATGTGAACCCGTGGATTTCCTGCGGCGCCGTGATGCAAACACCACAGAGCTCCGTGTTCGGATTCCCCAACATGTTCATCGGCATTGTGGCCTTTGCCGTCATCATCACCACGGCCATGGGCCTTCTTGCCGGCGCCAGGTTCTCGCGCGGCTACTGGCTTGGACTGCAGGCGGGCGTGACCCTCGGTTTCGTGTTCGTTGTCTGGCTGTGGTCGCAGGCCCTGTACGTCATCAATGTACTGTGCCCGTTCTGCATGGTGGTGTGGGCCGTCATGATCCCCCTCTTTGTCTGGGTGACCATCCGGAACATCTCCCACGGCGTCATCAAGGCACCGCCGGGCTTGACCAAGTTGCTGGGCGATTCCGGGTGGATCATTGTGGCCCTCCTGTATGTCGCGGTCATCGCCACGATCTTCTTCGCCTTCATCCACGTTTTCGCTGGGACATCCGGCTACTAA
- the ndk gene encoding nucleoside-diphosphate kinase yields the protein MSIERTLVLVKPDGVARNLGGSILARIEAKGYTLAELKKVNATRELLEQHYEEHVGKPFYEPLVEFMLSGPVIAAVFEGHRVIEGFRSLAGTTDPTTAAPGTIRGDFGRDWGLAVQQNLVHGSDSVESAEREIKIWFAG from the coding sequence GTGAGCATTGAACGGACCCTCGTCCTGGTCAAGCCCGACGGCGTCGCCCGCAACCTGGGCGGGAGCATCCTCGCCCGCATCGAGGCCAAGGGCTACACCCTGGCCGAACTGAAGAAGGTCAACGCCACCCGTGAGCTGCTGGAGCAGCACTACGAGGAACACGTGGGCAAGCCCTTCTACGAGCCGCTGGTTGAGTTCATGCTGAGCGGACCGGTCATCGCTGCCGTCTTCGAGGGCCACCGCGTCATCGAAGGCTTCCGCTCACTGGCCGGAACGACGGATCCGACGACGGCCGCCCCGGGCACCATCCGTGGCGACTTCGGCCGCGACTGGGGTCTGGCGGTCCAGCAGAACCTCGTCCACGGCTCCGACTCCGTTGAATCGGCCGAGCGAGAGATCAAGATCTGGTTCGCCGGCTAA
- a CDS encoding DUF4233 domain-containing protein, producing the protein MAKMTKAQREWRPGMPKKRRSTKVMFASTVLLLEAFVAFFGTLAVFGLKRGEVDPGIILGVGIALSVVLVLACAVLSRPWGIGLGWVLQVVLILTGLAEPMMFIVGILFAICWWYGIRAGMRIDREVAQRDREQAEWDAAHGEEAGPQTP; encoded by the coding sequence ATGGCGAAAATGACCAAAGCGCAGCGCGAATGGCGTCCCGGCATGCCGAAGAAGCGCCGGTCCACCAAAGTGATGTTTGCGTCCACGGTGCTGCTGCTCGAAGCCTTCGTGGCTTTCTTCGGCACCTTGGCTGTGTTCGGCCTGAAGCGCGGCGAAGTCGATCCGGGCATCATCCTGGGCGTCGGAATTGCCCTGAGCGTGGTGCTGGTCCTTGCCTGTGCCGTGCTGTCCAGGCCGTGGGGCATCGGACTGGGATGGGTGCTGCAGGTAGTGCTGATCCTGACGGGATTGGCCGAGCCCATGATGTTCATTGTCGGCATCCTCTTTGCCATCTGCTGGTGGTACGGGATCCGTGCCGGCATGAGGATCGACCGTGAGGTGGCACAGCGCGACCGTGAACAGGCGGAATGGGACGCTGCCCACGGTGAAGAAGCCGGCCCACAAACCCCGTAA
- a CDS encoding bifunctional folylpolyglutamate synthase/dihydrofolate synthase, whose product MTDEFSVESVYAELLGRAPENKMEPRLAPLFRAMDVLGEPNKAFPIIHITGTNGKTSTARMIEAGLRAHGLSTGRYTSPHLSKVTERISIDGEPVPDATFVRIWDEIRPYLEIVDNELVAENQPRLTYFECLTILGFAVFADQPVDVAVIEVGLGGITDATNVGDGQVSVITPISLDHTDLLGDTTEDIAYEKAGIIKAGGFLVSAAQPVDAAQVLLEKAREVDVPFRFEGVEFGVESRSVAVGGQVLTIQGLAGRYEDLLLPLHGAHQAENAAVAVAALEAFFGGGEKELDAEVLKEAFGTVTSPGRLEVVRTAPTVVVDAAHNPDGIRVTAEAIQEAFTFSKLVVVVGVLREKDAEEILKTLKESLGGLAEEFCFTQSNSARAVPAAELAELAIDLGFGEDNVHIAEKLDDAIEWAVERAEANDDLAGGVLVTGSITVVAEARILLGKASA is encoded by the coding sequence ATGACTGACGAATTTTCCGTTGAGAGCGTCTACGCCGAACTCCTTGGCAGGGCGCCGGAAAACAAGATGGAACCGCGCCTTGCGCCGCTTTTTCGTGCCATGGACGTGCTGGGGGAGCCGAACAAGGCTTTCCCGATCATCCACATCACGGGCACCAACGGCAAGACTTCCACTGCCCGCATGATCGAAGCCGGTTTGCGCGCCCACGGACTCAGCACGGGCCGCTACACCAGCCCGCACCTGTCAAAGGTCACTGAGCGCATCAGTATTGATGGCGAGCCGGTACCGGACGCGACGTTCGTACGCATCTGGGATGAGATCCGCCCGTACCTGGAAATCGTTGACAACGAGCTCGTTGCGGAGAACCAGCCGCGCCTGACGTACTTCGAATGCCTGACCATTCTTGGCTTCGCGGTGTTCGCGGACCAGCCGGTGGATGTCGCAGTGATTGAAGTCGGCCTGGGAGGCATCACCGATGCCACCAACGTCGGAGACGGCCAGGTCTCGGTCATCACGCCGATCTCGCTGGACCACACGGACCTCCTGGGCGACACTACCGAGGACATTGCCTACGAGAAGGCCGGAATCATCAAAGCCGGCGGCTTCCTGGTAAGTGCGGCCCAGCCGGTGGACGCGGCCCAGGTCCTGCTGGAAAAGGCCCGTGAAGTGGACGTGCCTTTCCGCTTCGAGGGCGTCGAGTTCGGCGTCGAGTCCCGCAGTGTGGCCGTGGGTGGCCAGGTCCTGACCATCCAGGGACTCGCCGGGCGCTACGAGGATCTTCTGCTGCCGTTGCACGGTGCCCACCAGGCCGAGAACGCCGCTGTTGCCGTGGCCGCCCTTGAGGCATTCTTCGGCGGGGGAGAGAAGGAACTGGACGCCGAGGTGCTGAAGGAAGCATTCGGCACCGTGACATCTCCCGGCCGGTTGGAAGTCGTGAGGACCGCACCCACGGTAGTGGTTGACGCAGCCCACAACCCGGACGGCATTCGTGTCACGGCAGAAGCAATCCAGGAGGCATTCACCTTCAGCAAACTGGTGGTGGTGGTTGGGGTCCTGCGCGAGAAGGACGCGGAGGAAATCCTGAAGACCCTCAAGGAATCCCTCGGCGGACTCGCCGAGGAGTTCTGTTTCACGCAGTCCAACTCGGCGCGCGCCGTTCCGGCAGCGGAACTGGCTGAACTCGCCATCGATCTTGGCTTTGGCGAGGACAACGTGCATATCGCCGAGAAGCTCGACGACGCCATTGAGTGGGCTGTCGAACGTGCCGAAGCCAACGATGACCTGGCGGGCGGTGTCCTGGTGACGGGTTCCATCACGGTGGTGGCCGAGGCCCGGATCCTGCTGGGAAAGGCGAGTGCCTAG
- the ileS gene encoding isoleucine--tRNA ligase: protein MTHYPKASASSSGTHGVSASVKFPEIEERILKYWDEDGTFQASIDQRDAGTDGSNEFVFYDGPPFANGLPHYGHLLTGYAKDLVGRYQTQRGKRVERRFGWDTHGLPAELEAMKQLGMTDKTQIEAMGIDKFNDACRASVMKYANEWKAYVTRQARWVDFENDYKTLNVEYMESVLWAFKQLHEKGLTYNGYRVLPYCWKDETPLSNHELRMDDDVYKNRQDQTVTVTFPIKAGASELSKELEGVQALAWTTTPWTLPTNLALAVGPEISYAVLPAGPNGVKAASAEAPVTGSFLLAADLLGSYAKDLGYDDAAAATAAVVSTHSGAELEGLEYQPLWNDFADAEKYGTQNAWRFLVADYVTTTDGTGIVHQAPAYGEDDQKVCEEAGIPVVLSVDEGAKFLPLFAHGELASIVGLQVFDANKPITQVLRADGRLVRQASYEHSYPHCWRCRNPLIYRAVSSWYVEVTKFKDRMSELNQEINWIPGNVKDGQFGKWLDNARDWSISRNRYWGSPIPVWQSDDPEYPRTDVYGSLADLEADFGRLPVNNEGQVDLHRPFIDELTRPNPDDPTGKSTMRRVEDVLDVWFDSGSMPYGQVHYPFQNQEWFDTHNPADFIVEYIGQTRGWFYMLHILSTALFDRPAFRNVISHGIVLGSDGQKMSKSLRNYPDVSEVLDRDGSDAMRWFLMSSPILRGGNLIVTEQGIRDGVRQVILPLWNVYSFFTLYTNAANGGEGYEAKLRYDGYADTLDQYLMANTGDLVRKVTASLDSYDISGACDELRSYLDMLTNWYVRRSRQRFFDENVDAFDALYTALEAVCRVSASLLPLVTEEIWRGLTGGRSVHLADWPEASLFPSNPGLVESMDRVQQICSTGSSLRKAANLRVRLPLQELTVVAPGADALEGFAAVVADELNLRSVRLLDAATASPEEFGIEQKLVVNARAAGPRLGKNVQQAIKGSKSGDWSVNDGVVVAGGLELEPQEYTLETVVSESADGGSASVAVLPGGGFVVLNTEVTPELAAEGLARDMVRAIQQARKDAGFNVSDRIRTTVSAAQDVVDALEANAELVKTETLTLELEVLPASVDEPQVTVAKAGA from the coding sequence ATGACCCACTACCCCAAGGCCTCAGCGTCTTCGTCCGGCACGCATGGCGTGTCCGCTTCCGTGAAGTTCCCGGAAATCGAAGAGCGCATCCTCAAATACTGGGATGAAGACGGCACCTTCCAAGCCAGCATCGACCAACGGGATGCGGGCACGGACGGCAGCAACGAGTTCGTCTTCTACGACGGCCCTCCCTTCGCCAACGGACTGCCGCACTACGGCCACCTGCTGACCGGCTACGCCAAGGACCTCGTCGGCCGCTACCAGACCCAGCGCGGCAAGCGCGTGGAGCGCCGCTTCGGTTGGGACACGCACGGCCTGCCGGCTGAACTCGAAGCCATGAAGCAACTGGGCATGACCGACAAAACCCAGATCGAAGCCATGGGCATCGACAAGTTCAACGACGCCTGCCGTGCCTCCGTCATGAAGTACGCCAACGAATGGAAGGCCTACGTCACCCGCCAGGCCCGCTGGGTGGACTTCGAGAACGACTACAAGACGCTCAACGTCGAGTACATGGAGTCGGTCCTCTGGGCCTTCAAGCAGTTGCACGAAAAAGGCCTGACCTACAACGGCTACCGCGTGCTCCCTTACTGCTGGAAGGACGAGACGCCGCTGTCCAACCACGAACTCCGCATGGACGACGACGTCTACAAGAACCGCCAGGACCAGACCGTCACAGTCACCTTCCCCATCAAGGCCGGTGCCTCCGAACTCTCCAAGGAGCTCGAAGGCGTCCAGGCGCTCGCCTGGACCACCACACCCTGGACGCTGCCCACCAACCTGGCGCTCGCCGTAGGGCCGGAGATCTCCTACGCCGTCCTGCCAGCTGGACCCAACGGCGTGAAGGCCGCTTCCGCGGAAGCTCCGGTGACGGGCAGCTTCCTGCTGGCAGCAGACCTTCTGGGTTCGTACGCCAAGGACCTGGGATACGACGACGCCGCTGCCGCGACTGCCGCGGTGGTGTCCACCCACAGCGGTGCCGAGCTGGAAGGCCTCGAGTACCAGCCTCTGTGGAACGACTTTGCCGATGCTGAGAAGTATGGGACGCAGAACGCCTGGCGTTTCCTGGTGGCCGATTACGTGACCACCACCGACGGCACGGGCATTGTCCACCAGGCTCCTGCCTACGGTGAAGATGACCAGAAGGTCTGTGAAGAGGCCGGCATCCCGGTGGTCCTGTCCGTGGACGAGGGGGCCAAGTTCCTGCCGCTGTTCGCCCATGGCGAGCTGGCATCCATCGTCGGCCTGCAGGTCTTCGATGCCAACAAGCCCATCACGCAGGTTCTGCGCGCCGACGGCCGCCTTGTCCGCCAAGCCAGTTACGAACACAGCTACCCGCACTGCTGGCGCTGCCGTAACCCGCTGATCTACCGCGCGGTCTCCTCCTGGTACGTCGAGGTCACCAAGTTCAAGGACCGCATGTCCGAGCTGAACCAGGAGATCAACTGGATCCCGGGCAACGTCAAGGACGGCCAGTTCGGTAAGTGGCTGGACAACGCCCGCGACTGGTCCATCAGCCGCAACCGTTACTGGGGCTCACCCATCCCGGTGTGGCAGTCGGACGACCCCGAGTACCCGCGCACCGACGTTTACGGTTCGCTGGCCGACCTCGAAGCCGATTTCGGCCGCCTGCCTGTCAACAACGAAGGACAGGTGGACCTGCACAGGCCCTTCATCGATGAACTGACCCGTCCCAACCCGGACGATCCCACGGGCAAGTCCACCATGCGCCGTGTCGAAGACGTGTTGGATGTCTGGTTCGACTCCGGTTCTATGCCGTACGGGCAGGTGCACTATCCGTTCCAAAACCAGGAATGGTTCGACACCCACAACCCCGCCGACTTCATCGTGGAGTACATCGGCCAGACGCGTGGCTGGTTCTACATGCTCCACATCCTGTCCACGGCCCTGTTCGACCGTCCGGCGTTCCGCAATGTCATCAGCCACGGCATCGTCCTGGGCTCCGACGGACAGAAGATGTCCAAGAGCCTGCGCAATTACCCGGACGTCTCCGAAGTCCTGGACCGCGACGGTTCTGACGCCATGCGCTGGTTCCTCATGTCCAGCCCCATCCTCCGTGGCGGGAACCTGATCGTCACCGAACAGGGCATCCGCGACGGCGTCCGCCAGGTCATCCTGCCGCTGTGGAACGTGTACAGCTTCTTCACCCTGTACACCAATGCCGCCAACGGAGGGGAGGGATACGAGGCCAAGCTGCGCTATGACGGTTACGCCGACACCCTTGACCAGTACCTGATGGCGAACACGGGTGACCTGGTCCGCAAGGTCACCGCCAGCCTGGACAGCTACGACATCTCCGGTGCCTGCGACGAGCTGCGCAGCTACCTGGACATGCTCACCAACTGGTATGTCAGGCGCAGCCGCCAGCGCTTCTTTGACGAGAACGTCGACGCCTTCGATGCGTTGTACACCGCCCTCGAAGCTGTGTGCCGCGTGTCGGCATCGTTGCTGCCGCTGGTGACCGAAGAGATCTGGCGCGGCCTGACCGGTGGCCGTTCCGTGCACCTGGCCGACTGGCCTGAGGCTTCGCTGTTCCCGTCCAACCCCGGTCTGGTCGAGTCCATGGACCGCGTGCAGCAGATCTGCTCGACCGGTTCCAGCCTCCGCAAGGCAGCAAACCTGCGTGTCCGCCTGCCCTTGCAGGAGCTGACTGTCGTGGCACCCGGCGCGGACGCGCTGGAAGGATTTGCCGCCGTCGTCGCTGATGAACTGAACCTGCGGTCGGTGCGGCTACTGGATGCCGCCACGGCCTCGCCCGAGGAGTTCGGCATCGAGCAGAAGCTCGTGGTCAACGCCCGGGCCGCCGGCCCGCGGCTCGGCAAGAATGTCCAGCAGGCCATCAAGGGCTCCAAGTCGGGCGATTGGTCGGTCAACGACGGCGTCGTTGTGGCCGGTGGCTTGGAACTTGAGCCGCAGGAATACACGCTGGAAACCGTGGTTTCGGAGTCGGCCGACGGCGGTTCAGCATCGGTTGCGGTGCTGCCGGGCGGCGGATTCGTGGTCCTGAACACCGAAGTGACTCCCGAGCTGGCCGCCGAAGGACTGGCCCGCGACATGGTCCGCGCCATCCAGCAGGCCCGCAAGGATGCCGGGTTCAACGTCAGTGACCGCATCCGGACCACTGTGTCAGCTGCCCAGGATGTCGTGGACGCGCTGGAAGCCAACGCTGAATTGGTGAAGACCGAAACACTCACCCTGGAACTGGAGGTTCTTCCGGCCAGCGTCGATGAACCGCAGGTTACCGTTGCAAAGGCAGGGGCCTGA
- a CDS encoding endonuclease/exonuclease/phosphatase family protein codes for MSNPAPAVPAASKAHRRPSLAWTVFALLFAVPTAGISLFRAIPVEWPLPVVQLLSFTPWLVIPAAVALLFAVVGRRIWVIITTTALLAVQLFWLFPLDAGKPMELPAGTITIPVKVMSLNTEYGEADASTIVQLVRENGIQILALQEHTQGLEDRLRAEGLEAILQHRVSEPSDDASGGAVYSVFPLEPDGLLPDTPFRMAVTRVLVSDQASGARSALNLTNVHALPPVDERIEQWRSDLGKIGRQASTPGNHLLMGDFNSSYDHPEFRAMLDSGRDGAKLVDVGTAAAGRLSPTWPMEGPQLPGTVLDHVVTSPRIGSSGYLVRKVPGSDHAAVLATLEVPAG; via the coding sequence ATGTCGAACCCCGCTCCTGCCGTCCCGGCTGCCAGCAAAGCACATCGTCGGCCTTCCCTTGCATGGACCGTATTCGCACTTCTCTTCGCGGTACCAACGGCAGGCATCTCACTGTTCCGCGCGATTCCTGTCGAGTGGCCCCTGCCGGTGGTCCAGCTGTTGTCTTTCACTCCATGGCTTGTCATCCCGGCTGCCGTGGCGCTGCTCTTCGCTGTGGTGGGGCGGCGGATTTGGGTCATCATCACGACGACGGCCCTGCTGGCGGTCCAGCTGTTCTGGCTTTTTCCGCTGGACGCCGGGAAGCCCATGGAACTGCCCGCGGGAACGATCACAATTCCGGTGAAGGTCATGAGCCTGAACACCGAGTATGGCGAGGCCGATGCATCGACCATTGTGCAGTTGGTCCGTGAGAACGGCATCCAGATCCTGGCGTTGCAGGAACATACCCAGGGTTTGGAGGACCGCCTCCGCGCGGAAGGCTTGGAGGCGATCCTTCAACACCGTGTCAGCGAGCCCAGCGACGACGCGTCGGGCGGCGCCGTCTACTCCGTGTTCCCGCTTGAACCGGATGGTCTCCTGCCGGATACCCCGTTCCGGATGGCCGTCACGAGGGTCCTCGTGTCGGACCAGGCCTCCGGTGCCAGGTCGGCTTTGAACCTGACTAACGTCCATGCGCTGCCCCCGGTGGACGAAAGGATCGAACAATGGCGGAGCGATCTTGGGAAGATCGGCCGTCAGGCCTCGACTCCGGGAAACCATCTGCTGATGGGCGACTTCAATTCCTCCTACGACCACCCGGAGTTCCGGGCGATGCTGGATTCCGGAAGGGACGGAGCGAAGCTGGTGGACGTGGGAACGGCAGCGGCGGGGCGGTTATCCCCCACCTGGCCCATGGAAGGGCCGCAGCTCCCGGGAACGGTGTTGGACCATGTGGTCACATCACCACGGATCGGCAGCAGCGGCTACCTGGTTCGCAAAGTTCCCGGTTCGGACCACGCAGCTGTGCTCGCCACGTTGGAGGTCCCTGCGGGCTAG